The genomic window ATAAATTTCTAAATTTTTCTTTAATTCTTCTTTTATTTTTCCTTTAAAGTTTTCTGGTTCTAATACTTGTACACTACTTCCCATACTTAATATCCAACTTTTAAGCTCTGTTTCTCCATAAATTTTTGCTTTATAAATTATGTAATTATCCTCTTTATAATCTTCTATTATTTCATTTTTAACCCACTGCTTTTCTTTTATTATTTGTGCCATTGGATAATAAATTTTTAATTTTAACTCTATTTCTCCATCTTTATAAATGCCAAAATTGTTTTGAAGATATTTCTCTAAGTTAAAAGTAGTGTCTTTATCAAATTTTTCTTCACTCCAGTTATAACTCTGTATTCTTGAAAGTTTAAATTGTCTAATTTCATTTCTAAGTTCACAATATCCAACTACATACATATCTCCTTTATATTGAAACAATGCATATGGTCTTATTATTCTTTCAGTTGTTTCTTTTTCTAGTCCATCATATTTAAACTTCAACTTACTTGAAGCTATTATGGCTGCATTGATATCCAACCATATTTTTCGTTCCTTTTCATAGGTACGATTTGATTTTGTATTTTTTATATAGTATTTAGATGTTAAAATATCTGTATGTTTATCTTTTAATGCATTAATTTTAAAAAGAGCATTTTTTAAATCATTAAACGGAATAAATTCTTCCCTCTTTAATTGCTCTTGTGCCATATTTATAGCTATATACTCGGAATCAGTTAAGTCTAAACTTAAAAGATAATCTTTTCCTTCAAGAATATACCCACCATATCTACCTCGTACCTCTTTTATCCTAACTCCTGCCATTTCTAAATCTTCTTTATACCTGCTAACTTCTCTTTTATCACATTCGATTATTTGTGCAATTTCACTACGAGTCATTTTCCCTCTACTTTTTAGTAATGCTAACATATTTAGTGCATTTGAAACTCTACTCATACAAACTCCCCATTCTACACTTTATTTATATATAAAAATACTTTATTATTTTTTATAATTATTTTTACATTTTTAGTAAATTACTTTATTTACTGGTTTAATAAAATTATATCATTAATTACTTAAATATCCATTTGATTTTCAAAAAAAGCTAATAATTATCAATTTTAATAATTATTAGCTCAAACTATTATATCTTTTCCACATAGTTAATATAAAAATCTTTATTTTTAACTAGTAAATAACTTTTTTTACATTTACATCTCACATTGTTTATATATTTTCAATATAGATTTGTAGGAATTTTCAGAACTTTAGTGCCAAATAAGATTGGTTACATCCCTTTCTAAAAACTTCTTCATTTCAGATTGAGTAAAAACTCAATCTGAAATGAAAAACTCTATTTATCTATTGGTATAGAACGATGTCCAAGTCCTATTACTACTTCATTTAAATGAAGCAACCCTATGCTTGCAAAAATACATACACTTATATGTTCATCACATCTAGCAATACCTATTTTCCCTCCTAAATTTAAACCATTGGCTTTAGCTGAAACTTGAAGTATAGCTTCTCTTGCAGCTCCAACTACAGCTCCGTCATGGATATGGCAATCCTTTATAATACCCATTCTTTTAGATGCTACTAATGCTCTCTCCATAATTTTAGAAATAGAATTATTTAAATTTCCTCCTATGTCTACCGCAGCTGTTAAAATGCTTTTTTCTTTAAAAAGCTCTTGAAGCATTTTTTCTTCTGTTCTATCCGATGTAGCCATTTTTATAGCAGCTTTAGCAACTTCGACACTATTTACTTTCATTTTTTCACCCCTACATTTTTTTAAGTTTTAATCCTTTTTCTGTTTGCTCAATCTTTTCCTCTTTTAGTAATCTTCCTACTGCTCTTTTAAAAGCAGCTTTACTAATTTTAAGTCTATCTTTAATTTCTTCTGGACTGCTTTTATCATTTAATGGAAGCGACCCATCATATCTTTTCATTTTGTTTAAAATCATTTCTGCATCACTATCTATTTCCTTATATGCAGATTCTCTTGTAGATAAATCAAGTTTACCATCATCTCTAACTCTAGTTACTACTGCTTCAACTTCCTGTCCTACCTCTATTCTCTCAAAATAATAGTTTTTAGGAATTAATCCTTTATATTTATTATCTACTGCTACTAAAACACCAAGTTCTGGATTAACAGAATAAACAGTTCCTTTTACTTTATCATGTTTTTTATAATCACTATCAGTTTTTAAAAACTTAGCTATATAAGTTGTAGCAGTTAATCTATCACTTTTATCAATATATACTCCAACTAAATACTTATTACCAGGTATGACTTTGTATTTTTGTTCTTTAAAAGGAAGTAACAAATCCTTTTCAAGACCCATGTCAAGAAATGCACCTATACTAGTTGTTTCTTTAACTTCAAGTTTGGCAAGTTCACCAACCTCAACTAAAGGCTTCTTTCTTGTAGCAATAATCCTATCTTCGGAGTCTCTATATATAAATACTTCTAATTCATCTCCTACCTGTACATTATCATCTAGTTGATTGTTTGGTAGTAATATATTATCCTCTTCATTATCTGTTTCAGCATTTAAATAAGCACCTATTTTTGAAATTTTGGCCACCTTTAGTACTTGAATTTTTCCTATTTCAATCATTTGATTTTCTCCTTCTCTATGTTAATATCATTAGATCAATTATATACCATAATCTAAGCTTATTCTATTTTAATTCACTACAATACTCTAGTCAACTTATGATAGGTCTTTATTCTTATTTTATTATTTTTCTCTTTTTTTAGTTTTTTATTTATCTTAAGAAATGGCATAATTAAAATTTCAAATCAGTGAACAATAAAACTTGCATGAAGTTATATGCTTATGGAATTATGCAATTTCTTCTATTTATAAAAAATTGTATCCTCTGATTGTATATCTAACCTTTTTATTGTATAATCTTTATTAAAACTTTTTTAAAATTTTGAATACAATATGTACTATAGGAAGGAGATGAATTTATATGGGAAAACGTATTGCAGCATTTTTCGATATTGATGGTACTTTGTATAGAGAAGGTATGATAACAGAAATTTTTAAAAAACTAATTAAATCAGAAATAATTCCACCTGAAACTTGGTATAACAATTTAAGAGAAGATTATATGAAATGGGATAAAAGAATAGGTAATTATGATGATTATTTAATTAAAATGGCAGATATATATGTAGAAGCAGTTAAAGGACTTCACAAAACTCAAGTAGAATTTATTGCAAAAAAGGTTATTGAACAAAAAGGTGATAGAGTTTACACCTATGCACGAGATAGAATAGCTTGGCATAAATCTGAAGGACACATTATAATAACTATATCAGGAAGCCCTGAAGAATTAGTAAAAGAAATGTCAATTAAACATGATTTTGATGATTATATAGGAACAAAATATTTAGTAGATAAAAACTCCTTATATACTGGTGAAATCATCCCTATGTGGGATAGTTTAAATAAAAATAAAGCCATAGAAAATTTCATTAAAAAGTATAATATAGATTTAAACCAAAGTTACGCTTATGGGGATACCGCTGGAGATTTTTCAATGCTTAAATCCGTTAAATATCCAACTGCTATAAATCCAACTAAAGAGCTTTTAACTCAACTTTCAGAAGACGATCAAGTATCTCAAAAAGTTAATATAATAGTAGAAAGAAAAGATATGGTTTATAAATTAAAAACTGATTCTATCAATTTATAAAATAGTATAGTTCCATGCAAGTTTTATTGTTTTCTGCTTCGAAAATTTCTCTTTTTAAGTTCATAATAAGCTCAAAGTATAGTGAAAGAAAAATTTTAAGGCGCTATTCACAATAAAACTTGCATTTCACATTTGTAATTAGTAACTCAACTTTCGCAGAACACAAATAGCCTGAAACAGATATGAAATATATATTGCGTAGAAACCATTTGAAGAAGCAATTAGTAATTCTTGTTCTAAAAATGTATTATTACGTTAAGAAAAAATCATGTTTGAGTATTGACGAGTTTGATTTTTTTAGTAATGATACATTTTTAGGACTTAGAATTACTTTGTGAAGTGAAGTGGTTTATAGCAATATATATTTTATATCTGCATTTACTTATTTGCTGCGAAAGTTGAGTTAGTAATTATGCAATTTCCTAATTTAATTACACAATGATATTCACAATAAAATACGTTGACACAGAAGTTATTAAAAATATTATACTGCCTATAAGCAATGCTTTCATTCCCTTGTCTCTTATACTCTTAAAATCTACAGAAAGTCCCATTCCAACCATAGCCATTAGTATAAATAAATTGCTCAACTTAGTTAATACTTTCAATATATTATCAGGTATAATTCCTGTAGAACTTATTGCTCCAGCTATTATAAAATATAATACATACATAGGAAACTTAGCTTTTTTACTAGTTTCTGAATCTTTATTATAAGCAAGTCCCAAAGCTATAGATACTGGTACAAGCATTACAACTCTTGCCATTTTAACAAAAGTTCCTATTTCTCCTGATACATCTCCTCTTGCAAAAGCTGCAGCTATGGCATGAGCAACACCATGAAGAGATATTCCTGACCAAACGCCATATTGCAAATCAGTCATATTACTTGTTACAGCTAAAGCAGAATATATTAAAACCCCTATAGCTCCTAAAAAACTAACTATAGATACCGCAACTACTGAGTCTTCGTCATCAGCATTTATTGTTGGTGCAAGAGCAACTACTGCTGAAGCCCCACATATACATGATCCAACACCAATCAATGGCGCTAATTTTCCCTCAGTTTTAAATATCTTACCTAATAATATAGATAATATTAGAACAGAAGGTACAAATATAAGTACCATTATTAATACTTTAGGACCTAATTTTAATAGTGAATTAAAATTAAGCTTGAATCCTAACAAAACTATTCCTACCTTTAAGAGCTTCTTTAAAGAAAAACTTACACCTTCTTTAAATACACTTTGAGTTCTTATTGTGTTATTGTAAACTATCCCTATAATAATACCTATTGTTAACGCTTCTAAATTGATGATATTCTTCATAGCATCATTTATGAACATAGATAATATAGAAATTATTAATACAAAAATTATTCCTGGTACCATTTTCTTTATTTTATCCATATGTTAATCACCTCTGATTAAAATTATATCAAAGGTCTTTTATAAATAAAAATTATAATTCATTATAGTTGTATAAATTTTTATTATATATTATATATTTAAGATTACAATTGTATTTGTTGTATAATTTATAAATAAATGTATTTAGGGCTATTAAAGGAAATTTACATTAGGTTTTTTACACTCCTTTAAAACAGAACCTATAAATAAAATATTATAATTAACATACTTTTAAAAATTAATTATGGAAAAACCTTCTCTCATAAAAAACAGTCCTACTAAAATTCTCTAGCAGAACTATTAGAACAAAATTCTATAAAATTACTTATATAATCATTCATCTTATTAGGTAGATAAACAAAATTAAATTCTCTATAAAAATTAACAAAACTCATTTTTTTATTTTTTATAGGTAAAGTTTTAATAGCCCCCATTTTTAACTCTCTTTCTATAGCAGCTTTAGATATAATTGTATACCCCAGATTTTCTTCTACAATAGCTTTTATGGCATCAATACTTCCTATTTCCATATATATATTTAAATTTTCTATATTATATCCTTCATTTATTAGTGTGTTTTCAAAATATTTTCTTGTTCCTGAACCTTCTTCTCTTAAAATAAGTTTTCCTGAAAGCACATCTTCTAATTTAGCATATTCTTTTTTTGAAAATTCATGTTTAGGTGAAAATGCTAATACAAGTTCATCCTCTTTTAACTTTTTATATTTAAACTTATTTTTATCAAAAGGTCCTTCTACTAAACCTAAATCTATTTCTTCTCTTAGTAATTTTTTAAGTATTTCTTTTGTATTATTAACAGCTAGAATTATCTCTATGTTAGGATGTTCTTCTTTATATTCTCCTAATATTTTAGGAAGAACATATCCTCCAATAGTTAATGTAGCGCCTATATTATATGTACCTTCTAAAATAGATTTATTTTTAAACTTTCTTAGAATCTCTCTTTCCTTAAATTCTATCTCTTTTACATATTTTAAAAACTCTTCGCCTTCTTTTGTGAGATCCACATTTCTGCCAGTTTTCTTAATTAATTTCACCCCATAATACTCCTCTAAATATTTAATATGCTGAGATACTGCAGGCTGTGTTAAATTTAAAATTTGAGCTGACTTAGTATAATTTTTTATTTTAGCTACTGTAAGAAATGTAAGTAATCGTGTTTCAAGCATATTTGTCTCCTAATTAATTAAATATTGTATACTAGAATGCTCTATAATTTATAAATCAAATTTTTATCCAATATCTACTGTGGCTACAACATTAATAAGAATTTTTCAAAAATCAAATTATGAAACAAACTAATATATACATTATATAATTATTACTTATTTTATACCATAGCTATCATAATCTAAAGTACTTTAATTATAGTATTCTAAATCAATTTACATTAAATTAAAAATTTTAGTTTGGTGTTTTTGTTTAATTGTAATTAGCTTACTTTTTAAGTATTGTTTGCGTGAATTATATTCATTTATTAATTTTTTAGGACAAGTATTTAAAGCTTTAAAAATATACTTTAATGAATTAATGTTGTCATTATAATAATAATGATATAAAGAAATTTCATAGTAACTTCTCCATGGATACTTAAACTTCTCAACTAGCTTATCTACAGGAAGCTTATTTTTAAATGAAGGTAGAATAGAAGCTTTATATAAAATAGCCGCACAATCCCTATCTATTCTACCTTTAAAATTTTCTATCTCTTTTATATAAAATTCAATTAACTCTTTATTTTTATTTAAAATTATCTCCATAAAGTTGCTTATTCTTTTAGCCAAATATTCATTTATATAATGACATATATTGAATATCTTTTTGATAAACTCAACTATTCTTTTATTTTCAATTTCTTTCTTTCTATATAAAAAAGCTAAATTCCCCAAAATAACTATTAAATCCTTCCCATCATTATCCCCTTTTATATAATTTTCTATATAATGAAGAGTATGCTTCTCTATTATGTCACAAGCAAACAAATTATTATATTCGTTAGTAATTTGATTTAATTTTCTTGTCATTTCCAAATTAGAATCTCCTTTCAAATAAATAGAACTCTAATCCTTATATAATCCTTCACCCCATGATTAGAGTCTATTATCTTCGGTTATAACCACCCTTACCCCAATACCAGGATGGCTATACCTAAGACAAAGCCCTATTAGTTATTATTTGAAACAAGATCCTTATTTATACATTTTATTTGTTTATATATGTTAATTTGCCCCCTATTTATAAATAAAATTGTATTTATACAATACCTACATTTTAACTAGAATCAACCCCCATTGAAACTAGCAAACATTTCTACTATCCTAAAATGCTGGTATTACAGTTCCATTATATTTCTCTTTAATATATTTTTTTATTTCTTCAGAATTAATAGCTTTGTTTAATGCTTTTATATATTCTTTATCCTTATTCTCTTTCTTTACAGCTATAATATTGGCATATGGTGAATCCTTATCTTCAATTGCAAGAGAATCCCTAGTTGGATTTAAATCTGCTGAAATCGCGTAATTAGTATTTATAACTGCAACATCCACATCTTGTAATACTCTTGGAAGCTGAGCTGCATCTAATTCTTTAATTTCTATATTTTTAGGATTCTCCTTAATATCTAATTTAGATATTAATTGACCATCTTTAAATTTCATTATTCCTTCTCTTTCTAGTAATTTAAGAGCTCTAGCCTCATTAGTTGGATCATTCGGTACAGCAATAACAGATCCATTTTTTAATCCCTTTAACTCTTTTATCTTTTTAGAATATATCGCCATAGGTTCTATATGCACTTTTACTGTATAAGCTAAATCCGTTTTATTCTCCTTGTTAAACTGTTCTAAGTAAGGTATGTGCTGAAAATAATTTGCATCTATTTCCCCATCTTGTAGAACTTTATTTAATGTAGTATATTCTGTGAACTCTTTTATTTCTAACGTATATCCTTCCTTCTCTAAAATGGGTTTAACTTTTTGTAATATCTCCGCATGTGGTGTTGGATTTGCCCCTATAACAATCTTCTTTTTCTCTTTAACTTCAGCTCCTTTTTTAGCTCCACACCCAGTTAAAGCTACTAAACTACAAATTAAAGTAGATGCTAGAACAATTGATAATATTTTCTTATTCATATATATTTGCCCCCTTAAGTTTACATAATATTTATTTTAATTTACAATTATACCTTTTTAAGTCCCATTTTTGCATTTAACTATTTATTAAATCTATTGTATACAATCATTCCTATGCTTTGAAGGAGTTGTACTAATACTATTAAAACTATAACTGTATACATCATAATCTTTGTATCAAATCTATAATATCCATAATTAAGAGCTACCTGCCCAAGTCCACCCCCACCAATTGCTCCTGCCATAGCTGAAAGCCCTACAACACTTATTATTGTAAGAGTTAAACCAGATATTATAGATGGAAGTGATTCTGGAAGCATTACTTTAAAAATAATCTGGTTAGTACTTGCTCCAAAAGATTTCGCAGCTTCAATTAACCCTTTATCGACTTCCTTTAATGCCCCCTCTATTATTCTTGTAACAAAAGGTGCCGAACCTATTGTTAGTGGAACAATAGCTGCCGTAGTTCCAATTGTTTTTCCCACTATTAACTTAGTAAAAGGGAAAATAACAATCATAAGTATGATAAAAGGGAAAGATCTTAATATATTAACAACAACATCGAATATTTTATATATAGTTTTATTTGGATTTAATCCGTTTTCTTCTGTTATAACCATAATAATTGCAGGTATAAATCCAAGCAAAGTAGCTGTAAAAGTAGCTATAAAAACCATATATAAAGTTTCCCCTAAAGCCTTAATAAGAATCTCATAAATTTCCATCTATACCACCTCCCAGTTTACGCCCTTTTTATTTAAATAAGAACTCACATACCCCTTTTGATCTTCTGATATGTTAATCACTAAACTCCCTAAAACATCTTCTCCAAACCTCTCTAGTTTGCCCCAAACAATAGAGAAATCAATGTTAAGTTCTCTCGCCATACTAGTTATTATTGTCCCTTCACTAAATTCTTTTGGAAAAAGTATTCTTATATTTATACCTTCATTTGGAAGAATCTCCTCTTCTCCTAGTAATTTTTTCATGTTTGTACTCTGATTTAAAAAAAGTTCTTCTACACTACCAATATCAGTAACTTTTCCACTATCCATTAAAGCTGCCTTTGCACAAGCTTCCTTTATAACCTCCATTTGATGCGTTACTATTATAATAGTTATTCCTAATTCTTTATTTATCTTTTTTAGAAGTTCTAATATAGATTTTGTAGTACTTGGATCCAATGCAGAAGTGGCTTCATCACATAAAAGTATTTCAGGTTCTAAAGTAAGAGCCCTTGCTATCGCTACCCTTTGCTTTTGTCCACCACTTAATTCTTTTGGCATACTCTTTTCCTTATCTTCAAGCCCTACAAGTTTTAGAAGTTTTTTAACTTTTTCATTTATTTCACTTTTGTCATAATTCCATGTCTCCATAGGTAACGATACGTTATGCCAAACATCTTTCCTATTTAATAGACTAAAATTTTGAAATATCATACCTATATCTTTTCTAAATTCTCTTAATTCTCTTCCTTTTAATTTATTAACTTCTTTAGAATTGACCTTAACACTTCCCTCATCATAACTTTCTAAGCCATTTATACATCTTAAAAGAGTTGATTTTCCAGCCCCACTATGTCCTATAATTCCAAATATCTCTCCTTTTTCAATTTCTAAACTAACATTATCTAAAACTTTTTTATCTGAAAAATATTTATTTACATTTTTAATTTGTATCAATCTAGTCCCCCCCATCCAGACATGCTTTTAGATTTAGAAAGAAGGTATTAAAACACCTTTGTATTTATCTTCTATAAATTTCTTAAATTCCTTAGAAGTCAATACTTCTGATAATGCTTTTACATAAGGTTTATCTTTATCCTCTTTTCTAACTGCTAAAATATTTGAATATGGTGAATCCTTTGCTTCTTTGTAAATAGCATCTTTTGCTGGATTCAATTTTGCTGCCAATGCGAAATTTGTATTTATTACCCCTATATCTAATTGATCTAAGGTTCTAGGTATTTGCGCCGCATCTAACTCTTTTATGTTAAGTTTTTTGGGATTTTCAGTTATATCTACAATTGTTATAAAATCTCCATCTTTTACTTTTATAAGACCTGCACTAGCAAGCAATTTTAAAGCTCTTGCTTCATTAGTTGGATCGTTAGGAATTCCTATTTCTGCATTTTCTTTTAATTCCTTTATATCCTTAATTTTTTTTGAGTATATTCCTATAGGCGCTATAAACACCTTTGATGCATAAGTCAAATCTGCATGTTTATCATTGTTAAATTTGTTTAAAAACGGTATGTGCTGATAAAAATTAACATCTAACTCCTTATCTACAAGAGCAGTATTGGGAGTCATATAATCTGTAAATTCCTTTACTTCTAACTCATATCCTTTTTCCTTAATCAAGGGTTTTATTTCTTCAACAATTTCCTTAAAGGGATTAGGAGTAATTCCTATTTTAATAATTTTTTTATCTTTTTCCTTTTCCCCACTCGCTTTATTACTGCACCCTATTAAACTAAAAATACAAATAATACTTATTAAACAGAAAACTGCTTTTTTCATTCTTTGTTTCCCCCTTTTTATTTAATTTTCATTTAAACTTCTTAAAGTATGACCCTAATTAATAATTTGTATCTCATTCCTCCTTTTGTCATTCCTATTAGGGTAAAAAAATAAAGACCTAAGGATAACCTTAGGTCTTAAAAGTCCCGTTTACCCTTATCTTCCAGCATAAAGCTGCAGGATTTAGCACCATTTTATAAACAATAAAGTTTATAACGGTTGCCGGGTTTCATCGGGCCAGTCCCTCCACCACTCTTGATAAGCTGTATTCATTTTTAACTATGCATATCATTATAGACTTGTATTTTTGAAATGTCAAGATAATTTTTCTAATTTTAGTTTTATTTTCTGATTGATATATGATAATGTCTTAATATAACACATGTGATTATGTCCCAAATATAAATTTTAGTCTTATTTTTTAAGTTTTTTTATGAATTATAAAAAATTAAAACTGCTAAACCACAACTTACTTTAAAAACCACCGGCACCGCCTCCGCCACCAGCACCACTTGCTCCTCCTCCGCTAAATCCCCCTCCACTTCCAGTTGAAGGTACAGCTGAATTAAATGCAGAATCTATACTTTTATTAAAGCTATTATTTTTTGAATCTGAATTTAAGAAATACCAATATAAATAACTATTACTATAAACCGAAGATGACATTATATAAGGTTTAAATTTATTTATTTCCTTTTGAGATAACCCTAGAGACATTCCATAGATTAAACATTCATCAATATAATTTTCTGAAAATTTCTTCTGTATATTATATTCTTTAACTTTTTTAATTTCTTCTCTGAATTTTGCCCATTTTTTATATTGAACATAACCATAATCACTCTTCCTGTACATTAAAGCTATACTCCATATTATAAATACTATTCCTATAATCAAAACAGCTATTCCATAATTACTTCCTAATGCAATAAACAAAATTCCCAGTAGTACTTGAAAAAAGCTAAATAAGATCAATAGAATTCCTGTTTGCTTTGCTTTATTATCATAATATTTATTTTCTTTAACATATTTTCTAACAAGTTCTTCCCACTTTTTATAATCACCAGTAAATTTCCCTGTGTTTTTCTTACTATATTCACGTATTATATCCAAGGTTACAAAGGAACCATTTCCAATTTTATTTATAAGCCAATCAATAAAGAATTTTTCATGTTCCAATAAGTTATCCTCTATATATTCGTTATTTATTATCTTGTAGTCTTTATCCTTTTTTTGTTTTTTAACTTTGCTTTCTTTTTGGGTTATTAATTTCTCACTTTCTTCCACCTCTTCAAGATTTAAATAACCTTTTCTACTTAAATCTAATATAGTAGCAATTATATCTTTACTTCCTAAATAGTATGAATATACAACACTAGCAACTGCTGGAGTACAATCTTCTGGTATCATTCCATAAGTATTCTCAATATTAATTTTTTGTTTTCTTCTAAACTTTATACCAAGAACAAAGGTGATCAAGATGCTTATTCCTATAAAAGCAAAAGATCCATAATTTGCAGCATTCATTCTTTTTTTAGAGTTCTCTATTTTTTTCTTAACACTACTTGCATAACTTAACTCCTCATTCATAATTCTAGAATAAGCATTTTCTTCTACTATATTTGTTGATTTATTTATATATTCCACTGGAAAGAGTATTCTTGCCGCAACGAATTTTTCAGAATTTACGTTGTCTACTTGCAAATTTATAGCTCCTTTTTCCGAAAAGTTTATTTGACCATTTAAAGGACCATGTGCAAAAATCTTTACTTTATCCTTTAAAGCTGGTTTTGGTAGATTTATATTTATATTCAATTTATCTATTGGTGTTTTATTCTCTTCCCCTATAAACTTATAAAACAATTCTCCAGTATCTTTATATTTTATACTTTCATTTAATATTTTATATTTTAAAGTAAAAGTTTTAACTTGATTCTTTGATGGCGAAAATATTTTTATAGAGGCATAGTCTTTACTAGGATATTTAATTTCATAAACTCCATTATCCCCATTACTGCCTTTTTCTACTTGCTTAAACTCAATTTCTTTTCCATTAACTTTTTCATAGATTTTCATATCTGAAACCTTAGATGTATTCTTTATTTTTATATCTCTAAATACCCCATTAAATTTATCTGAAAATCTAAAACTTATATCTTCATTTATAACTAAATCTCCGTTTTCTAAAACATTAGATTTTATATCCCAATTGTTAATTTTTAACTCTTCTTCAGCATAAACATTGAATACTAACATCAAACTTAAAACACACATTGAGATTAAAAATTTTATTATTTTCCTCATTTAAATCCCCCTAAAGCCATTGACTTTCCTTAATATATTACCACAATTATACCATTGTCATTTCCATTAATCATATTAATTTTACCTTAAAATAATAGCTTTATTTAGTTATTAGATAAAAATAAAGAAACAAATGGAAAAATCAAATCTTCCACTCGTTTCTTTGCCCTTTAACTTAAATTAAATATTTTATCGTATTTATGCAAAAGCATGATAAATAGCATTTATTGCTTTTTCAAAATCCTTAGCTTCTACACCTATTATTATATTCATCTCGCTAGATCCTTGGTCTATCATTCTTACATTTACATTATTTTTTGCAAGAGAAGTAAATATCTTTTCTGATGTACCTACAGTTCTAGCCATACCTCTACCTACTGTTGCTATAAGAGCCATATTAGGAATTATCTGTATTGTATCTGGATTGCATTGTCTATTTATTTCTTCTATTACTTTATCTAATTTACCTTCAATTTGAGAATCTTCAACAACTATAGATATAG from Clostridium sp. MB40-C1 includes these protein-coding regions:
- a CDS encoding DUF2207 domain-containing protein; protein product: MRKIIKFLISMCVLSLMLVFNVYAEEELKINNWDIKSNVLENGDLVINEDISFRFSDKFNGVFRDIKIKNTSKVSDMKIYEKVNGKEIEFKQVEKGSNGDNGVYEIKYPSKDYASIKIFSPSKNQVKTFTLKYKILNESIKYKDTGELFYKFIGEENKTPIDKLNININLPKPALKDKVKIFAHGPLNGQINFSEKGAINLQVDNVNSEKFVAARILFPVEYINKSTNIVEENAYSRIMNEELSYASSVKKKIENSKKRMNAANYGSFAFIGISILITFVLGIKFRRKQKINIENTYGMIPEDCTPAVASVVYSYYLGSKDIIATILDLSRKGYLNLEEVEESEKLITQKESKVKKQKKDKDYKIINNEYIEDNLLEHEKFFIDWLINKIGNGSFVTLDIIREYSKKNTGKFTGDYKKWEELVRKYVKENKYYDNKAKQTGILLILFSFFQVLLGILFIALGSNYGIAVLIIGIVFIIWSIALMYRKSDYGYVQYKKWAKFREEIKKVKEYNIQKKFSENYIDECLIYGMSLGLSQKEINKFKPYIMSSSVYSNSYLYWYFLNSDSKNNSFNKSIDSAFNSAVPSTGSGGGFSGGGASGAGGGGGAGGF
- a CDS encoding methionine ABC transporter ATP-binding protein, producing the protein MIQIKNVNKYFSDKKVLDNVSLEIEKGEIFGIIGHSGAGKSTLLRCINGLESYDEGSVKVNSKEVNKLKGRELREFRKDIGMIFQNFSLLNRKDVWHNVSLPMETWNYDKSEINEKVKKLLKLVGLEDKEKSMPKELSGGQKQRVAIARALTLEPEILLCDEATSALDPSTTKSILELLKKINKELGITIIIVTHQMEVIKEACAKAALMDSGKVTDIGSVEELFLNQSTNMKKLLGEEEILPNEGINIRILFPKEFSEGTIITSMARELNIDFSIVWGKLERFGEDVLGSLVINISEDQKGYVSSYLNKKGVNWEVV
- a CDS encoding MetQ/NlpA family ABC transporter substrate-binding protein, which translates into the protein MKKAVFCLISIICIFSLIGCSNKASGEKEKDKKIIKIGITPNPFKEIVEEIKPLIKEKGYELEVKEFTDYMTPNTALVDKELDVNFYQHIPFLNKFNNDKHADLTYASKVFIAPIGIYSKKIKDIKELKENAEIGIPNDPTNEARALKLLASAGLIKVKDGDFITIVDITENPKKLNIKELDAAQIPRTLDQLDIGVINTNFALAAKLNPAKDAIYKEAKDSPYSNILAVRKEDKDKPYVKALSEVLTSKEFKKFIEDKYKGVLIPSF
- a CDS encoding methionine ABC transporter permease, with amino-acid sequence MEIYEILIKALGETLYMVFIATFTATLLGFIPAIIMVITEENGLNPNKTIYKIFDVVVNILRSFPFIILMIVIFPFTKLIVGKTIGTTAAIVPLTIGSAPFVTRIIEGALKEVDKGLIEAAKSFGASTNQIIFKVMLPESLPSIISGLTLTIISVVGLSAMAGAIGGGGLGQVALNYGYYRFDTKIMMYTVIVLIVLVQLLQSIGMIVYNRFNK